One Nocardioides oleivorans DNA segment encodes these proteins:
- a CDS encoding L,D-transpeptidase family protein, translating to MSRRQPALVLLLALLCAATALTAPTSSYAATAGASAREFAPMRIGDTGWRVRVLQSRLHQLDLHSEVVTNRFDTETRDGVATFQRRRGWTADGVVDERTWTKVVARTTEPTSDALHNVYTPGRPLLERGDRGMWVRQVQARLKQLQWYDAEVTGRFTGTTVAAVEGFQAKRRIPVTGQVDRRTLTRLKDMTREPTKAELFNIVPAGPALDPRCTTGRAMCVDKTSRSLRWVVDGVVLRTVEVRFGSDELPTREGEFAVYRKSRDHVSSLYGTSMPFAMFFSGGQAVHYSPDFAANGYNGASHGCVNVRDYAAVQWLFDQVRIGDEVIVYRS from the coding sequence ATGTCACGCCGCCAGCCTGCGCTCGTGCTGCTGCTCGCACTGCTGTGCGCCGCCACGGCGCTCACCGCGCCCACGTCGTCGTACGCCGCCACGGCCGGGGCCTCGGCCCGTGAGTTCGCCCCGATGCGGATCGGCGACACCGGCTGGCGGGTGCGGGTCCTGCAGAGCCGGCTCCACCAGCTCGACCTCCACTCCGAGGTGGTCACGAACCGCTTCGACACCGAGACGCGTGACGGCGTGGCCACCTTCCAGCGGCGTCGCGGGTGGACGGCGGACGGCGTCGTCGACGAGCGCACGTGGACCAAGGTCGTCGCCAGGACGACGGAGCCGACGTCCGACGCGCTCCACAACGTCTACACGCCCGGACGGCCGCTGCTCGAGCGCGGCGACCGGGGCATGTGGGTGCGCCAGGTGCAGGCACGCCTCAAGCAGCTGCAGTGGTACGACGCCGAGGTGACCGGCCGCTTCACCGGCACGACCGTCGCCGCGGTCGAGGGCTTCCAGGCGAAACGGAGGATCCCGGTCACCGGCCAGGTCGACCGGCGCACCCTCACCCGGCTCAAGGACATGACCCGGGAGCCGACGAAGGCCGAGCTCTTCAACATCGTGCCGGCCGGTCCGGCGCTCGACCCGCGCTGCACGACGGGGCGGGCGATGTGCGTCGACAAGACCTCGCGCTCACTGCGCTGGGTGGTCGACGGGGTGGTGCTGAGGACGGTCGAGGTGCGCTTCGGCTCCGACGAGCTTCCGACCCGCGAGGGCGAGTTCGCCGTCTACCGCAAGTCGCGCGACCACGTCTCGAGCCTCTACGGCACCTCGATGCCGTTCGCGATGTTCTTCTCGGGCGGGCAGGCCGTGCACTACTCCCCCGACTTCGCCGCCAACGGCTACAACGGCGCCTCGCACGGTTGCGTCAACGTGCGCGACTACGCGGCCGTGCAGTGGCTGTTCGACCAGGTCAGGATCGGCGACGAGGTGATCGTCTACCGATCCTGA
- a CDS encoding AMP-binding protein, which yields MAFVAHARASALPTHDEAVLPPSPLRRLSALAETRGDDIAFLVATAAGVEARSWKQVETTAQRAAAGLIRSGMRTDQVVLSLLPSAHPHPELEIALRAIGAVVIHVSPLARSEDLVRELSGVDVRLVVSQDEAELDRLAGLRFPSAEMLDLGDDSWSRLLALGAERLVMDPDVVHRLDRVVDPEGTVARLLPPGAVLSRVASEVEAPVDHDALLPRDGVTLLVGEHVDAFVHLVRDAHLATGGTLAHMASPAGLTEALDALRPAALALAPGAASALTDVVSNVTVPGARRLRPARARAANAVALRAWLGAGLEHVVAADLPEVVRDLLRACDVEVVGVAPRDLLPPDLPEPAPVVIGDVADLPRRSRGEPGSDFGLRLEQPIRIVDEPEESAFVLPSLPLFGGESFLDKLLMQQAREAEQ from the coding sequence ATGGCTTTCGTCGCACACGCTCGAGCCTCGGCGCTCCCGACGCACGACGAGGCGGTGCTCCCGCCGTCGCCGCTGCGGCGGCTGTCGGCCCTCGCGGAGACGCGCGGAGACGACATCGCGTTCCTCGTCGCCACCGCTGCGGGGGTCGAGGCGCGGTCGTGGAAGCAGGTCGAGACGACCGCCCAGCGCGCCGCCGCCGGCCTGATCCGCAGCGGCATGCGCACCGACCAGGTCGTGCTGTCCCTCCTGCCCTCGGCACACCCGCACCCCGAGCTCGAGATCGCCCTGCGCGCGATCGGCGCCGTCGTCATCCACGTCTCGCCGCTGGCGAGGTCCGAGGACCTCGTCCGCGAGCTGTCCGGCGTCGACGTGCGCCTCGTCGTGTCGCAGGACGAGGCCGAGCTCGACCGCCTGGCCGGCCTGCGCTTCCCGTCCGCCGAGATGCTCGACCTCGGCGACGACTCGTGGAGCCGGCTCCTCGCGCTTGGCGCCGAGCGCCTGGTGATGGACCCCGACGTCGTCCACCGGCTCGATCGCGTCGTCGACCCCGAGGGCACGGTGGCGCGGCTGCTCCCGCCCGGCGCGGTGCTGTCCCGCGTCGCGTCCGAGGTCGAGGCACCGGTCGACCACGACGCGCTGCTCCCGCGCGACGGCGTGACCCTCCTCGTCGGCGAGCACGTCGACGCCTTCGTCCACCTCGTCCGCGATGCCCACCTGGCCACCGGCGGCACGCTGGCCCACATGGCCTCGCCGGCCGGGCTCACCGAGGCGCTCGACGCCCTCCGTCCCGCGGCCCTCGCCCTGGCACCGGGTGCTGCCTCCGCGCTCACCGATGTCGTGTCCAACGTGACCGTCCCCGGGGCCCGGCGCCTGCGGCCGGCGCGCGCCCGGGCAGCCAACGCCGTGGCGCTGCGCGCCTGGCTCGGTGCCGGCCTGGAGCACGTCGTCGCCGCTGACCTGCCCGAGGTCGTGCGCGACTTGCTGCGCGCCTGCGACGTCGAGGTCGTCGGCGTCGCGCCACGCGACCTGCTTCCTCCCGACCTGCCCGAGCCCGCACCGGTCGTGATCGGTGACGTGGCCGACCTGCCGCGCCGCTCGCGCGGTGAGCCGGGCAGCGACTTCGGGCTCCGGCTCGAGCAGCCGATCCGGATCGTCGACGAACCCGAGGAGTCGGCCTTCGTGCTGCCCTCGCTCCCGCTCTTCGGCGGCGAGTCGTTCCTCGACAAGCTGCTGATGCAGCAGGCCCGCGAGGCCGAGCAATGA
- a CDS encoding AMP-binding protein, whose product MARLERHARSRALDVAVAEQRGDSWASLTWNELYRRTIDGAAGMIEAGVNPGQVVVIRVPTGIRQVELELATRVAGAVPLLLPEHMDPVEVGRLLDEIEVRLVIVDDDSRLALLQQAGLMEAQLFECDDRSWERLRGMGLERRKRQPDLLAWVATARAGASSGAVLGLPREKGPSWLFRPESSGTLADLVGDDVAVLTGEATDRFTTVVRDAHLTSGCSLVWVERPDQLGAALARWSPTHVLLDHAAARDLEHLLEHATIDGAPWHATPLEVLEATSARVAEARMGSRTRRLADEVVGLAPWFGGRVRVLALDARVNRTISGLATTLGHRLGRIAHHPAVRLELAAEHAVVAVPAAPVAQVVDAHLPRRGGGRSDLDAAFSLAGS is encoded by the coding sequence TTGGCGCGTCTGGAGCGCCACGCGCGCAGTCGTGCCCTGGACGTGGCGGTCGCCGAGCAGCGCGGGGACTCGTGGGCCTCGCTGACCTGGAACGAGCTCTACCGCCGCACGATCGACGGCGCCGCCGGGATGATCGAGGCCGGGGTGAACCCCGGACAGGTCGTCGTCATCCGCGTGCCCACGGGGATCCGCCAGGTCGAGCTCGAGCTGGCCACGCGCGTCGCGGGCGCCGTACCGCTCCTGCTCCCCGAGCACATGGACCCCGTCGAGGTCGGTCGCCTGCTCGACGAGATCGAGGTGCGCCTGGTGATCGTCGACGACGACAGCCGCCTGGCGCTGCTGCAGCAGGCGGGCCTGATGGAGGCCCAGCTCTTCGAGTGCGACGACCGGTCGTGGGAACGGCTGCGCGGGATGGGCCTCGAGCGCCGCAAGCGCCAGCCCGACCTGCTCGCGTGGGTCGCCACCGCTCGCGCCGGAGCGTCCTCGGGCGCCGTGCTCGGCCTGCCCCGCGAGAAGGGCCCCTCCTGGCTCTTCCGCCCGGAGTCCTCCGGCACGCTGGCGGACCTCGTGGGCGACGACGTCGCCGTGCTGACCGGCGAGGCGACCGACCGCTTCACGACCGTGGTCCGCGACGCGCACCTGACCAGTGGCTGCTCCCTCGTGTGGGTCGAGCGCCCCGACCAGCTCGGGGCCGCGCTCGCGCGCTGGTCTCCCACGCACGTGCTGCTCGACCACGCCGCCGCCCGCGACCTCGAGCACCTGCTCGAGCACGCGACCATCGACGGCGCCCCGTGGCACGCGACCCCGCTGGAGGTCCTCGAGGCCACCAGCGCCCGCGTCGCTGAGGCGAGGATGGGCTCGAGGACGCGCAGGCTGGCCGACGAGGTCGTGGGCCTCGCGCCGTGGTTCGGCGGTCGGGTGCGCGTGCTGGCGCTCGACGCCCGCGTGAACCGGACGATCAGCGGGCTCGCGACGACGCTGGGCCACCGGCTCGGCCGGATCGCGCACCACCCGGCCGTCCGGCTGGAGCTGGCCGCCGAGCACGCCGTGGTGGCCGTGCCGGCCGCGCCGGTCGCCCAGGTGGTCGACGCACACCTCCCGCGACGCGGCGGCGGTCGCAGCGACCTGGACGCCGCCTTCTCGCTCGCCGGGTCCTGA
- a CDS encoding isochorismate synthase yields the protein MTPPSSAPQAGQAAPLVVRTIPVDQADLPLLDLLPQQDPVSWLRRGEGLVGWGVAARLETSGPTRFSDAVKWWSETVARADVEDHVGEPGTGLVCFGAFAFADEPGDSVLVIPQVVVGRRGDRTWLTTVSVDAPDLAPTDRPSPPVGLVFSDGARNGEEWMSVVADAVDRIAAGDLEKVVLARDLIATTDEPLDVRWPLRRLAESYEMCWTFHVDGLFGATPEMLVRRERGLVTSRVLAGTIRRTGDDERDLALAATLARSSKDLEEHEYAVRSVADALEPHCSSMSVPEAPFVLHLPNVMHLATDVNGVVHDLATSLQLAESLHPSAAVGGTPTPVATRLISEIEGMARDRYAGPVGWMDGDGDGEWGIALRSAMVTEDGVRLFAGCGIVASSDPEAELAESQAKFVPVRDALGADTP from the coding sequence GTGACGCCCCCCTCGTCCGCCCCGCAGGCGGGTCAAGCCGCCCCGCTCGTCGTGCGCACCATCCCGGTGGACCAGGCGGACCTGCCGCTCCTCGACCTGCTGCCGCAGCAGGACCCGGTCAGCTGGCTGCGTCGTGGCGAGGGCCTCGTCGGCTGGGGCGTCGCCGCACGGCTCGAGACGTCGGGACCGACCCGGTTCAGCGACGCGGTGAAGTGGTGGTCGGAGACCGTGGCCCGCGCCGACGTCGAGGACCACGTGGGCGAGCCGGGCACCGGGCTGGTCTGCTTCGGCGCCTTCGCCTTCGCCGACGAGCCGGGCGACTCCGTGCTGGTCATCCCCCAGGTCGTCGTCGGTCGCCGCGGCGACCGCACCTGGCTGACGACGGTGTCGGTCGACGCGCCCGACCTCGCGCCCACGGACCGGCCCTCGCCGCCCGTCGGCCTGGTCTTCTCCGACGGCGCCCGCAACGGCGAGGAGTGGATGTCGGTCGTGGCCGACGCGGTCGACCGGATCGCTGCCGGCGACCTGGAGAAGGTCGTCCTGGCCCGCGACCTCATCGCCACCACCGACGAGCCGCTCGACGTCCGCTGGCCGCTGCGCCGCCTCGCCGAGAGCTACGAGATGTGCTGGACGTTCCACGTCGACGGCCTCTTCGGCGCGACCCCCGAGATGCTGGTGCGTCGCGAGCGTGGCCTGGTGACCTCGCGCGTGCTGGCCGGGACCATCCGGCGCACGGGCGACGACGAGCGCGACCTCGCCCTCGCCGCCACCCTCGCCCGGTCGTCGAAGGACCTGGAGGAGCACGAGTACGCCGTGCGCTCGGTCGCCGACGCCCTCGAGCCGCACTGCTCGTCGATGAGCGTGCCCGAGGCGCCGTTCGTGCTGCACCTGCCCAACGTGATGCACCTGGCCACCGACGTGAACGGCGTCGTCCACGACCTCGCCACCTCGCTCCAGCTCGCCGAGTCGCTGCACCCGTCGGCGGCCGTGGGCGGCACCCCGACACCGGTCGCGACGCGGCTCATCTCCGAGATCGAGGGCATGGCTCGCGACCGCTACGCCGGTCCGGTCGGCTGGATGGACGGCGACGGCGACGGCGAGTGGGGCATCGCCCTGCGGTCCGCGATGGTCACCGAGGACGGCGTACGCCTCTTCGCCGGCTGCGGCATCGTGGCCAGCTCCGACCCCGAGGCCGAGCTCGCCGAGTCGCAGGCCAAGTTCGTGCCGGTGCGCGACGCGCTGGGCGCCGACACCCCCTAG
- a CDS encoding MBL fold metallo-hydrolase: MRITKFGHACVRIQGEGGVVVIDPGSFSEAEAIDGADAVLLTHEHADHVHPDHLRRSDAPIWTIAAVERMLREQAPDVAERVTVLRPGDRLEVAGTSVEVVGEKHAVIHPDYDRFDNSGYLLESGGSSVYHPGDSLTVPPRAVDVLLAPVSGPWLKISEAIDFARQVGAPTSLGIHERVYSDVGVAMAATHFRNLLPEGQAFELRETGQDLQQA, translated from the coding sequence ATGCGGATCACGAAGTTCGGCCATGCCTGCGTGCGGATCCAGGGCGAGGGCGGCGTGGTCGTCATCGACCCGGGGAGCTTCAGCGAGGCCGAGGCGATCGACGGCGCCGATGCGGTGCTGCTGACCCACGAGCACGCCGACCACGTCCACCCCGACCACCTGCGGCGCTCCGACGCGCCGATCTGGACGATCGCCGCGGTGGAGCGGATGCTGCGCGAGCAGGCACCCGACGTGGCCGAGCGGGTGACCGTCCTACGCCCGGGCGACCGGCTCGAGGTCGCGGGGACCTCGGTGGAGGTGGTCGGCGAGAAGCACGCGGTGATCCACCCCGACTACGACCGCTTCGACAACTCCGGCTACCTCCTCGAGTCCGGGGGCAGCAGCGTCTACCACCCGGGCGACTCGCTGACCGTGCCGCCGCGGGCGGTCGACGTGCTGCTCGCCCCGGTGAGCGGCCCCTGGCTCAAGATCAGCGAGGCGATCGACTTCGCCCGCCAGGTCGGCGCCCCGACCTCCCTGGGCATCCACGAGCGGGTCTACAGCGACGTCGGTGTCGCCATGGCCGCCACCCACTTCCGCAACCTGCTGCCCGAGGGCCAGGCGTTCGAGCTCCGCGAGACCGGCCAGGACCTCCAGCAGGCCTAG
- a CDS encoding glycoside hydrolase family 16 protein has product MSARRVLAGSVAALLLPASLLLTTEIGSANDSDPSAQAAAKSSVFTKKAGQKISLEVLPQIVQQGKRPASANAAKGSVIATLKPVKVGRKVTLEVQQGSKWKKAGTAKQEKSGKAYFRANVSKGGLPLTYRVTANKLGNLKKVSSKSQDTSAWVTPTFTDEFSGSVLSPVWSMRGQDYEAQSKRLCSKGSPEAVKVGGGTLRLSVIKDKSRSDKCTAVSRKKKQKISYRLNGHVGTADAFSFRYGVAAARIKMQQSRGQHASFWLQPIGENQPGSDGHEIDVIEYFGDKHPQGGLTSFIHWYKGQRLIKTGSWIKNSESFLKNKKDGWSKNYHVFSVQWTPKAISMYIDGKETWRTSARVSKAQQYLILSMLASDYEALEMKDSKLPQSMDVDWVRVWETPQP; this is encoded by the coding sequence ATGTCTGCACGCCGCGTGCTAGCAGGCAGCGTCGCCGCGCTGCTCCTGCCCGCGTCCCTGCTCCTGACGACCGAGATCGGCTCGGCCAACGACTCCGACCCGTCGGCGCAGGCCGCAGCGAAGTCGTCGGTCTTCACCAAGAAGGCCGGTCAGAAGATCTCGCTGGAGGTGCTCCCGCAAATCGTCCAGCAGGGCAAGCGCCCCGCCAGCGCGAACGCCGCCAAGGGCTCGGTCATCGCGACTCTCAAGCCCGTGAAGGTCGGCCGCAAGGTCACCCTCGAGGTCCAGCAGGGCTCGAAGTGGAAGAAGGCCGGCACGGCCAAGCAGGAGAAGTCCGGCAAGGCCTACTTCCGCGCCAACGTGTCCAAGGGCGGCCTCCCGCTGACCTACCGCGTCACCGCCAACAAGCTCGGCAACCTCAAGAAGGTCTCGAGCAAGAGCCAGGACACCTCGGCGTGGGTCACCCCGACCTTCACCGACGAGTTCTCCGGAAGCGTCCTGTCCCCCGTCTGGAGCATGCGCGGCCAGGACTACGAGGCGCAGAGCAAGCGCCTGTGCTCCAAGGGCTCGCCCGAGGCCGTCAAGGTCGGCGGCGGCACCCTGCGCCTGAGCGTCATCAAGGACAAGTCGCGCAGCGACAAGTGCACCGCGGTCTCGCGCAAGAAGAAGCAGAAGATCTCCTACCGCCTCAACGGTCACGTCGGCACCGCCGACGCGTTCAGCTTCCGCTACGGCGTGGCTGCCGCGCGCATCAAGATGCAGCAGTCGCGCGGCCAGCACGCCAGCTTCTGGCTCCAGCCGATCGGCGAGAACCAGCCGGGCAGCGACGGCCACGAGATCGACGTCATCGAGTACTTCGGCGACAAGCACCCGCAGGGCGGCCTCACCAGCTTCATCCACTGGTACAAGGGCCAGCGCCTGATCAAGACCGGCTCGTGGATCAAGAACTCCGAGTCGTTCCTGAAGAACAAGAAGGACGGCTGGTCGAAGAACTACCACGTGTTCTCGGTCCAGTGGACGCCCAAGGCGATCAGCATGTACATCGACGGCAAGGAGACCTGGCGCACGTCGGCCCGCGTCTCGAAGGCCCAGCAGTACCTCATCCTCAGCATGCTCGCCTCGGACTACGAGGCGCTGGAGATGAAGGACTCGAAGCTGCCGCAGAGCATGGACGTCGACTGGGTCCGCGTGTGGGAGACCCCGCAGCCCTGA
- the menD gene encoding 2-succinyl-5-enolpyruvyl-6-hydroxy-3-cyclohexene-1-carboxylic-acid synthase — translation MTNPSTELARAVVTALRGAGVREVVVAPGSRNAPLSFALYDASLAGGLRLHTRIDERTAAFLALGLAKIRREAAAVVCTSGTAAANLLPAVMEAAHAGVPLVVVTADRPARLRGTDANQTTDQVDLFASFAPTLDVTSGEGGPDLDELLAFVRRHRHRSPLHLNVQLDDPLLPDDDGWDGGEAPEWVDLDLGPTQTQHVLAMGPRTVVVAGDDAGPFARNLAERAGWPLLAEPSSGSRTGDHAIRTYRLLLSGELGARVERAVVLGHPTLSRPVARLLGRPDVEVVSATHRGTWSERPFPVAHEADHLLLDGTDDPAWLEEWREADRTTGRALDALLAAEPDLTPHEVAGAVSRALPPGGLLFLGASNPVRDLDLMAARYEVGARRFVAANRGLAGIDGTISSAIGAALGRPQSTRSIALMGDVTFLHDSTGLVIGPREERPDLTIVVVNDDGGSIFATLEQGAPAYADRFDTLFGTPHGVDVASLCAAMRVPHLRVDGLPGLEQALAMPNGGIEVVEVRVRRDNRRELDEKIRALVLP, via the coding sequence GTGACCAACCCCTCGACCGAGCTCGCCCGCGCCGTGGTGACGGCGCTCCGCGGTGCCGGCGTGCGCGAGGTCGTGGTCGCGCCCGGCTCGCGCAACGCCCCGCTGTCCTTCGCGCTCTACGACGCCTCGCTGGCCGGTGGGCTGCGCCTGCACACCCGGATCGACGAGCGGACCGCCGCCTTCCTCGCGCTCGGCCTCGCGAAGATCCGCCGTGAGGCGGCCGCCGTCGTCTGCACCTCCGGCACCGCCGCGGCCAACCTGCTCCCGGCCGTGATGGAGGCCGCCCACGCCGGAGTGCCGCTCGTGGTCGTGACGGCCGACCGTCCGGCCCGGCTGCGCGGCACCGACGCCAACCAGACCACCGACCAGGTCGACCTCTTCGCGAGCTTCGCGCCGACGCTCGACGTCACGTCGGGCGAAGGCGGGCCCGACCTCGACGAGCTGCTCGCGTTCGTGCGCCGCCACCGCCACCGCAGTCCGCTCCACCTCAACGTCCAGCTCGACGACCCCCTGCTCCCCGACGACGACGGGTGGGACGGAGGGGAGGCCCCCGAGTGGGTCGACCTCGACCTCGGCCCGACGCAGACCCAGCACGTGCTCGCGATGGGTCCCCGCACGGTCGTCGTGGCCGGTGACGACGCCGGACCGTTCGCCCGCAACCTCGCCGAGCGCGCAGGCTGGCCGCTGCTCGCCGAGCCCTCCAGCGGGTCGCGCACGGGCGACCACGCGATCCGCACCTACCGGCTCCTCCTGTCCGGCGAGCTCGGCGCCCGCGTCGAGCGCGCCGTCGTCCTCGGGCACCCGACGCTCTCGCGGCCGGTCGCCCGGCTCCTCGGTCGCCCCGACGTCGAGGTGGTCTCGGCCACCCACCGGGGCACGTGGTCCGAGCGGCCGTTCCCCGTCGCGCACGAGGCCGACCACCTCCTGCTCGACGGCACCGACGACCCCGCGTGGCTCGAGGAGTGGCGGGAGGCCGACCGCACGACGGGCCGCGCCCTCGACGCGCTGCTCGCGGCCGAGCCCGACCTGACCCCGCACGAGGTGGCCGGTGCGGTGAGCAGGGCGTTGCCGCCCGGCGGGCTGCTCTTCCTCGGCGCCTCCAACCCGGTGCGCGACCTCGACCTGATGGCCGCCCGCTACGAGGTCGGTGCCCGGCGCTTCGTGGCGGCCAACCGCGGCCTGGCCGGCATCGACGGCACGATCAGCAGCGCGATCGGCGCCGCGCTGGGCCGGCCACAGTCGACGCGCTCGATCGCGCTGATGGGCGACGTGACCTTCCTGCACGACAGCACCGGGCTCGTCATCGGCCCGCGCGAGGAGCGGCCGGACCTGACGATCGTCGTGGTCAACGACGACGGTGGCTCGATCTTCGCCACGCTCGAGCAGGGGGCGCCGGCGTACGCCGACCGCTTCGACACGCTCTTCGGCACCCCGCACGGCGTCGACGTCGCGAGCCTGTGCGCCGCGATGCGCGTGCCGCACCTGCGCGTCGACGGGCTGCCCGGGCTGGAGCAGGCGCTGGCGATGCCCAACGGCGGCATCGAGGTGGTCGAGGTGCGCGTGCGCCGCGACAACCGACGCGAGCTGGACGAAAAGATCCGCGCCCTGGTCCTGCCCTGA
- a CDS encoding o-succinylbenzoate synthase: MHVFSIPLRTRFRGITVREGLLVRGEAGWGEWSPFLEYDDAVSRPWLACAREAADVGWPAPVRDVVPVNVTVPATDPERAHAIVTAGGCRTAKVKVAESGQVLADDLARLEAVRDALGPGGLVRVDANGGWDVDEAVRAIAALDRAAGGLEYVEQPVASVEDLAVVRRRVQVPIAADESIRRAEDPYRVRDLEAADIAVLKVQPLGGVRACLRIAEDIGLPVVVSSAVESSVGIAAGVALAAALPELHHACGLATVQLLTDDVAVDPLLPVDGLLPVARPEVDEAALARLAAPADRVAHWTRRLASVGQDRAS; this comes from the coding sequence ATGCACGTCTTCTCCATCCCGCTCCGCACGAGGTTCCGCGGCATCACCGTCCGCGAGGGCCTGCTCGTCCGCGGTGAGGCCGGCTGGGGCGAGTGGTCGCCCTTCCTGGAGTACGACGACGCCGTCTCCCGCCCGTGGCTGGCCTGCGCCCGGGAGGCCGCGGACGTGGGCTGGCCGGCACCGGTGCGCGACGTCGTACCCGTCAACGTGACCGTGCCCGCCACCGACCCCGAGCGCGCCCACGCCATCGTCACCGCCGGCGGCTGCCGCACCGCCAAGGTCAAGGTCGCCGAGAGCGGACAGGTGCTCGCCGACGACCTCGCGCGCCTCGAGGCGGTCCGCGACGCGCTCGGGCCCGGTGGGCTGGTCCGGGTGGACGCCAACGGTGGGTGGGACGTCGACGAGGCGGTGCGCGCCATCGCCGCGCTCGACCGCGCCGCCGGTGGACTCGAGTACGTCGAGCAGCCGGTCGCGAGCGTCGAGGACCTCGCCGTCGTACGTCGCCGGGTGCAGGTGCCGATCGCCGCGGACGAGTCGATCCGGCGGGCCGAGGACCCCTACCGGGTGCGCGACCTCGAGGCGGCGGACATCGCCGTGCTGAAGGTCCAGCCCCTGGGCGGGGTCCGTGCGTGCCTGCGGATCGCCGAGGACATCGGGCTCCCCGTGGTGGTGTCGAGCGCCGTCGAGTCGAGCGTCGGCATCGCCGCCGGCGTCGCGCTGGCCGCAGCGCTGCCCGAGCTGCACCACGCATGCGGGCTGGCGACGGTCCAGCTGCTCACCGACGACGTCGCCGTCGACCCGCTGCTGCCCGTGGACGGGCTGCTGCCCGTCGCCCGGCCCGAGGTCGACGAGGCCGCGCTGGCCCGGCTCGCGGCGCCCGCCGACCGGGTCGCCCACTGGACCCGGAGGCTCGCCTCGGTAGGGCAGGATCGGGCCTCGTGA
- a CDS encoding AMP-binding protein, with protein MSFLRPSDDPAVAVRQLAQWLAADDPEPLLIETSGSTGRPKGVVLPRSAVLASVTASARRLGASGRWLLALPSSYVAGVQVVVRSLVAGHEPVVVEGLDLVAAVGASPDDAPVFTSLVPTQLHRVLDDPTQVAALARCHTVLVGGGGIDPALRHRAEEAGIHVVTTYGSSETAGGCVYDGLPLDGVGVTIAADGRVRLAGPTLFSHYLDDPGLTAETLVDGWFLTSDAGRLDEDGRLRVLGRIDDVVISGGVKVPLPAVARRLREHPSVEQAEVLGVPDDEWGQRLVAVVVGGAVPDAELRDWVGEVHPRSWAPREVRRVDALPLLANGKVDRQALRSSL; from the coding sequence GTGAGTTTCCTGCGACCGTCCGACGACCCCGCGGTCGCGGTCCGGCAGCTGGCGCAGTGGCTCGCGGCCGACGACCCGGAGCCGCTGCTCATCGAGACGTCCGGCTCCACCGGCCGCCCCAAGGGGGTCGTCCTCCCGCGCTCGGCCGTGCTGGCCAGCGTCACCGCGTCGGCCCGCCGGCTCGGGGCCTCGGGCCGCTGGCTGCTCGCGCTCCCGTCGTCGTACGTCGCCGGGGTGCAGGTGGTGGTGCGCTCCCTCGTCGCCGGTCACGAGCCCGTCGTCGTGGAGGGTCTCGACCTCGTCGCGGCGGTCGGCGCGAGCCCCGACGACGCCCCGGTCTTCACCTCGCTCGTGCCGACCCAGCTGCACCGCGTCCTCGACGACCCCACGCAGGTCGCGGCGCTCGCGCGCTGCCACACCGTGCTCGTCGGCGGCGGCGGCATCGACCCCGCGCTCCGCCACCGCGCGGAGGAGGCCGGCATCCACGTGGTCACGACCTACGGCTCGTCGGAGACCGCCGGCGGCTGCGTCTACGACGGCCTGCCGCTCGACGGCGTCGGCGTCACGATCGCCGCGGACGGGCGGGTCCGGCTCGCCGGGCCGACCCTGTTCAGCCACTACCTCGACGACCCCGGGCTGACCGCCGAGACGCTGGTCGACGGGTGGTTCCTCACCTCCGACGCGGGCCGGCTCGACGAGGACGGGCGGCTGCGGGTGCTCGGCCGCATCGACGACGTCGTGATCAGCGGAGGGGTGAAGGTCCCGCTGCCCGCCGTCGCCCGGCGGCTGCGCGAGCACCCGTCGGTCGAGCAGGCCGAGGTGCTGGGCGTGCCCGACGACGAGTGGGGCCAGCGGCTGGTCGCCGTCGTCGTCGGCGGGGCCGTCCCGGACGCCGAGCTGCGGGACTGGGTCGGTGAGGTCCACCCGCGCTCGTGGGCGCCGCGCGAGGTCCGCCGGGTCGACGCGCTGCCGCTGCTCGCCAACGGCAAGGTCGACCGGCAGGCGTTGAGGAGCAGCCTGTGA